One window from the genome of Nicotiana tomentosiformis chromosome 5, ASM39032v3, whole genome shotgun sequence encodes:
- the LOC104098041 gene encoding uncharacterized protein, translating to MGNTISPWCYSICPSRSLMVNLFFHDGTTRIVTGKRLAGEIMFEFPDCMICHADSFYIGNPIPSLNIDDKLKNGDTYFVLPLDYFSSSNVLSASSLASLGSNPRRAPVSFKNPIFQYIKAENGRVLIKVSPEFIIKLLTRGKEDGSQDNIATTSPSDGKFLCSTPELKKHYEQLVGPKGQVWSPKLETISEYKIRYSPCRFIGLEWKQKEE from the coding sequence atgGGAAATACAATTTCACCTTGGTGCTACTCCATTTGTCCTTCAAGATCATTAATGGTTAACCTATTTTTTCACGATGGAACGACGAGGATAGTCACCGGAAAAAGGCTAGCCGGAGAGATAATGTTCGAATTCCCGGACTGCATGATTTGCCATGCAGACTCATTCTATATTGGAAACCCTATTCCATCCTTAAACATCGATGATAAGCTCAAAAATGGCGATACATACTTCGTTTTGCCTCTAGATTACTTCTCATCAAGCAACGTGCTCTCGGCTTCTTCTCTTGCTTCTCTGGGCTCGAATCCTAGACGAGCACCTGTTAGTTTCAAGAACCCTATATTTCAATATATTAAGGCGGAAAATGGTAGGGTTTTGATAAAAGTGTCACCGGAGTTCATAATTAAGCTTCTTACAAGAGGAAAAGAAGATGGATCACAAGATAATATTGCAACTACAAGTCCTAGTGATGGTAAGTTTTTATGTAGCACACCTGAGTTGAAGAAACATTATGAACAATTGGTTGGTCCAAAAGGACAAGTTTGGTCACCTAAGCTTGAGACTATTTCTGAGTACAAAATTAGGTATTCTCCTTGTAGGTTTATAGGTTTGGAATGGAAGCAGAAAGAAGAATGA